A window of Desulfobacterales bacterium contains these coding sequences:
- the rmuC gene encoding DNA recombination protein RmuC codes for MQIAPWIELALYALGGFLAGGLTAWLITHGILSRRLRAARQALEAQHEKFLDASNALASANARLEEIGGLKNTLSSREDEIRDLQQAAAQYQRRIAELETILEKERAAASEKSAMIEEVKSRMADSFEAMAARALSENNQSFLELAGTKFSGYLESAKQELKTREKAVNEVVQPIADKLEKYDQEVRSMERVREKAYGELSQQVVSLVQTQSELQRETGKLVNALRMPHVRGRWGEITLRRVVEISGMQNRCDFFEQVSSQTGGGGLRPDMVIQLPGDRRVVVDSKVPITAYLDALEVESREESEEMLARHARHVQTHVQKLSQKSYWTQFAPTPEFVVLFMPGENFFSAALTKMPNLIEDAAEKGVILATPTTLISLLKAVAYGWKQETAAENARAVSELGNELYNRFHSMLNHMNKLGRDLDRSVGTFNQTVGSMEKRVMPAARRLQEMGVSLNDGKPLPELSPVDDKPRHVDAEEDDE; via the coding sequence ATGCAGATAGCCCCGTGGATTGAACTGGCGCTTTATGCGCTGGGCGGGTTTTTGGCCGGCGGCTTGACGGCCTGGCTGATTACGCATGGGATCCTGTCCCGCCGGCTGCGCGCCGCCCGGCAGGCGCTTGAGGCCCAGCATGAAAAATTTCTGGATGCCTCCAATGCCCTGGCGTCTGCCAACGCCCGTCTGGAAGAAATTGGCGGACTAAAAAACACCCTTTCCAGCCGCGAAGACGAAATCCGGGACCTTCAACAGGCGGCGGCCCAATATCAGCGGCGCATCGCCGAACTTGAGACGATCCTTGAAAAAGAGCGGGCGGCGGCTTCGGAAAAATCGGCAATGATCGAAGAGGTCAAATCCCGGATGGCGGATTCCTTTGAGGCGATGGCCGCCCGCGCCCTTTCAGAGAACAACCAGTCATTCCTGGAATTGGCCGGTACCAAGTTTTCCGGGTATCTGGAATCCGCGAAGCAGGAATTAAAAACCCGGGAAAAAGCGGTCAATGAAGTGGTTCAGCCGATTGCCGATAAACTCGAAAAATACGATCAAGAGGTCCGGTCCATGGAACGGGTGCGGGAGAAAGCCTATGGCGAGCTGTCCCAGCAGGTAGTTTCTCTTGTCCAGACCCAGAGCGAACTCCAGCGGGAGACCGGAAAACTCGTCAATGCGCTGCGTATGCCCCATGTGCGCGGCCGCTGGGGGGAGATCACCCTGCGGCGGGTGGTTGAAATCTCGGGCATGCAGAACCGGTGCGATTTTTTTGAACAGGTGTCCAGCCAGACCGGCGGCGGAGGGCTTCGGCCGGACATGGTGATTCAGCTGCCCGGCGACCGGCGGGTGGTCGTGGATTCAAAGGTCCCGATCACCGCCTACCTGGATGCCCTTGAAGTGGAATCCCGCGAGGAGAGCGAGGAAATGCTTGCCCGGCACGCCCGCCATGTTCAAACCCATGTGCAGAAGCTTTCCCAGAAAAGCTATTGGACACAGTTTGCCCCAACGCCTGAGTTTGTCGTACTTTTTATGCCGGGCGAGAATTTTTTCAGCGCCGCGCTGACAAAGATGCCGAACCTTATCGAGGATGCCGCGGAAAAGGGGGTAATTCTCGCCACCCCGACCACGCTGATTTCGCTTTTAAAGGCCGTGGCCTACGGATGGAAGCAGGAGACCGCGGCGGAGAATGCCCGGGCGGTAAGCGAGCTCGGCAATGAACTGTATAACCGGTTTCATTCAATGCTAAACCATATGAACAAGCTGGGCAGGGACCTGGACCGGAGCGTGGGTACATTCAACCAAACCGTCGGCTCCATGGAAAAGCGGGTCATGCCCGCCGCCCGACGGCTCCAGGAGATGGGCGTGAGCTTGAATGACGGCAAGCCGCTTCCCGAGCTTTCGCCGGTTGATGACAAACCCAGGCATGTCGATGCCGAGGAAGACGATGAATAG
- a CDS encoding MltA domain-containing protein, with protein sequence MSIFFLLSAVLPVLPAVSQATAGQADIQKLSRDKLPRFSDDLDLARLSPAIQSSLAYYEKLPDSREFEFAGQTYRSGELKAGLSGFLAFLAETPAQTALNKWITRHFHVYAVTRNNKPGGMLYTGYYIPVLNGSRDKTDKYRYPVYPRPSDLVTFKPSDFCKTCPQTPVVGRCADGGVVPYYTRQTIESRPVLKKTAAPIVWVDDPVDLFFLHVQGSGIVRLPSGERINVHYTASNGHPYKSIGRYLIHKGKIARKNLTMQSLRRYLENHPEKQAAIFAHNPRYVFFKEAPGGPAGCLDVELTPGRSIAMDQSVYPRGTLAFIQTEKPVLDQSGKVKKWQPFSRFVLNQDTGDAIRGIGRVDIFWGGGHYAETAAGRLKHPGKLFILLPK encoded by the coding sequence GTGTCGATCTTTTTTCTTTTATCCGCCGTTTTGCCGGTTTTGCCGGCGGTCTCCCAGGCGACTGCGGGGCAAGCCGACATCCAGAAGCTTTCCCGGGATAAACTCCCCCGATTTTCAGATGATTTGGACCTGGCCCGGCTATCTCCCGCCATCCAGTCAAGCCTTGCGTATTATGAAAAGCTTCCGGATTCCCGTGAATTCGAATTTGCGGGTCAGACGTACCGGAGCGGTGAGCTGAAAGCGGGGCTGTCCGGATTTCTGGCATTTTTGGCGGAAACCCCCGCCCAGACAGCCTTAAACAAATGGATCACCCGGCATTTCCATGTTTATGCGGTGACCCGAAACAACAAGCCCGGCGGCATGCTGTATACCGGATACTACATCCCGGTTTTAAACGGCAGCAGAGATAAAACCGATAAATACCGATACCCCGTGTATCCCCGGCCCTCCGATCTGGTCACCTTTAAACCGTCTGATTTTTGCAAGACCTGCCCCCAAACCCCGGTGGTCGGCCGGTGTGCCGATGGCGGGGTGGTCCCCTATTATACCCGCCAAACCATTGAAAGCAGACCAGTCCTGAAAAAAACCGCCGCGCCGATTGTATGGGTGGATGATCCGGTGGATCTGTTTTTTCTCCATGTTCAGGGCTCCGGCATCGTCCGGCTGCCGTCTGGAGAGCGCATTAATGTCCATTATACCGCATCAAACGGCCATCCCTATAAAAGCATCGGCCGATATCTGATCCATAAGGGAAAAATCGCCCGCAAAAACCTGACCATGCAGTCCCTTCGCCGTTATCTGGAGAACCATCCGGAAAAACAGGCGGCCATATTTGCCCACAACCCGCGGTATGTGTTTTTCAAAGAAGCGCCCGGCGGGCCCGCCGGATGCCTTGATGTTGAACTGACCCCCGGCCGCTCCATTGCCATGGATCAGAGCGTTTATCCCCGCGGAACGTTGGCGTTTATTCAGACGGAAAAGCCGGTGCTCGATCAATCCGGCAAGGTGAAAAAATGGCAGCCCTTCTCCCGGTTTGTCCTAAACCAGGATACCGGTGACGCCATCCGTGGCATCGGCCGGGTGGATATTTTCTGGGGCGGCGGCCATTACGCCGAAACCGCCGCCGGCAGACTGAAGCATCCGGGAAAGCTTTTTATTTTATTGCCCAAATAG
- a CDS encoding MFS transporter, with translation MRSVKYILAPQYFLYFGILGIYLPYFNLYCYHLDFTGFQIGVLSAIRTFATALFPLLWGALADRFLIRRPIYLFCALISAGVWSFYLLTTDFYAMLAITAFYGIFHAPLISFLESFSMDLLGKEKNSYGRLRAWGSISFILTVIIVGRAIEASSTHIILVLILAGKLMFFMIAARTPAPASSRQTTFSAGARALLSKQVILFLTAAFLMLLSHGTYYGFFSIHLENLGYKGTFIGIAWALASIAEIFVMINSERIFRRFSYEYVLILSFAVAGLRWLVMFFAASAVLILLTQLLHAFTYGAFHVASILYIDKLTPSEAKTLGQAVNNAVTYGLGIMLGFFINGYLFDIIGAQSLFAVSGGLAILGGVLMLYNLKHRTSSAQA, from the coding sequence ATGCGATCGGTCAAATACATACTTGCCCCGCAGTATTTTTTATACTTCGGCATACTTGGCATCTATCTGCCGTATTTTAATTTATACTGCTACCACCTGGATTTCACCGGTTTTCAGATCGGTGTGCTCTCCGCTATCCGGACTTTTGCCACCGCGCTTTTCCCCCTTCTCTGGGGCGCGCTGGCCGATCGCTTTCTGATCCGCCGGCCCATCTACCTTTTCTGTGCACTGATCAGCGCAGGCGTCTGGTCGTTTTACCTGTTGACCACCGATTTTTATGCCATGCTCGCCATTACGGCATTTTACGGCATTTTTCACGCCCCTTTGATCTCATTTCTCGAATCCTTTTCCATGGATCTGCTGGGAAAGGAGAAAAACAGCTACGGCCGGCTGCGCGCCTGGGGCTCCATCAGTTTTATTCTGACCGTAATTATTGTCGGCCGGGCCATCGAGGCGTCCTCGACCCATATCATTCTGGTGCTCATCCTGGCCGGCAAACTGATGTTTTTTATGATCGCCGCGCGCACCCCGGCGCCGGCATCATCCCGGCAGACCACATTTTCCGCGGGCGCCCGGGCGCTTCTTTCCAAACAGGTGATTCTTTTTTTAACCGCTGCTTTTTTAATGCTGTTAAGCCACGGCACGTATTACGGGTTTTTTTCCATTCATCTGGAGAACCTGGGGTATAAGGGGACATTTATCGGCATTGCCTGGGCGCTTGCCTCGATCGCCGAAATATTCGTGATGATTAACTCCGAGCGGATTTTCCGGCGGTTTTCCTATGAGTATGTCTTGATCCTCTCTTTTGCCGTGGCCGGGCTGCGCTGGCTGGTTATGTTTTTCGCCGCATCGGCGGTTCTGATCCTGTTAACCCAGCTCCTGCACGCCTTTACCTACGGGGCGTTTCACGTGGCCAGCATCCTCTACATCGACAAACTGACCCCCAGCGAGGCCAAAACCCTGGGCCAGGCGGTCAACAATGCCGTTACTTACGGCCTGGGGATCATGCTGGGCTTTTTCATCAACGGCTACCTCTTTGATATCATCGGCGCCCAGAGCCTTTTTGCCGTAAGCGGCGGGCTGGCGATTCTGGGCGGCGTTTTGATGCTGTATAACCTGAAGCACCGGACCAGCTCGGCGCAGGCTTGA
- a CDS encoding FAD-dependent oxidoreductase, translating to MKMEIMDTRPRVIIIGASFAGLKAALQLSEEYAVTVIDKRPWFEFLPNIHEIISGIKTPAMLRFSNQAIVRQAGHGYLYDTVTEILPEKSRIRTRRGNELAYDFCIIAAGSAINTYGVPGADRYAMPFKQVSHCRAISRQLNRLARTRKEFFINIVGGGLEGVETLGEILRGYRRHPGLRVRIIERQEKLLYDAPADVASVIKKHCRPYAVEFLTGESVKEVSADAVTLSSGSQLESDATLWTAGIKPCPFLTASNLTEQSDQWVPANECLQHPVYNNVFAAGDAAELPQPLSKQAYHAIDMGATAGKNVIRQSIGHPLTPFTPSAKPMLVAFGDLDTFLIAGKIVMAGAVLGALKEAVFQMVMTEFDQAVFWKKALHLSTRARISGMKIVWPFLWSPSAMLRLGKIRPLRQRMPANQ from the coding sequence ATGAAGATGGAAATTATGGATACACGTCCCCGGGTCATCATCATCGGCGCCAGTTTTGCCGGTCTTAAAGCGGCACTTCAACTGAGCGAAGAATACGCGGTCACAGTAATCGATAAAAGGCCCTGGTTTGAATTTCTCCCGAACATTCATGAAATTATTTCAGGCATTAAAACACCCGCTATGCTGCGGTTTTCAAACCAGGCCATCGTGAGACAGGCCGGCCATGGATATCTGTATGACACTGTCACAGAGATCCTGCCGGAAAAAAGCCGGATCCGCACCCGGCGGGGGAACGAACTGGCTTATGATTTTTGCATCATTGCCGCGGGCAGCGCCATCAACACCTATGGGGTTCCGGGCGCAGATCGCTATGCGATGCCCTTTAAACAGGTTTCCCACTGCCGTGCGATCAGCCGGCAACTTAACCGGCTTGCCCGAACCCGGAAAGAATTCTTCATAAACATTGTGGGCGGCGGTCTGGAAGGGGTTGAGACCTTGGGGGAAATCCTTCGCGGCTACAGAAGGCATCCGGGACTTCGGGTCCGCATCATTGAGCGGCAGGAAAAGCTCTTATACGATGCGCCGGCGGATGTTGCATCCGTCATCAAAAAGCACTGCCGGCCCTATGCGGTTGAATTTTTAACCGGCGAATCCGTTAAAGAGGTATCGGCGGACGCTGTTACGCTCTCAAGCGGCAGTCAGCTCGAATCCGATGCCACGCTATGGACCGCAGGAATCAAACCCTGCCCGTTTTTAACCGCATCCAACCTAACCGAACAATCCGATCAATGGGTGCCGGCCAATGAGTGTCTTCAGCATCCGGTCTATAACAATGTATTTGCGGCAGGGGATGCCGCGGAGCTGCCTCAGCCATTATCCAAACAGGCCTATCATGCCATTGATATGGGGGCCACGGCGGGAAAAAACGTCATTCGGCAAAGCATAGGCCACCCCCTGACACCTTTTACGCCAAGCGCCAAACCGATGCTCGTTGCCTTCGGCGATTTGGACACATTTCTCATAGCCGGCAAAATCGTGATGGCCGGTGCGGTGCTTGGGGCCTTGAAGGAAGCGGTGTTCCAGATGGTGATGACCGAATTTGATCAAGCCGTTTTTTGGAAAAAAGCCCTTCATCTATCCACCCGGGCAAGGATCTCGGGGATGAAGATCGTATGGCCGTTCTTATGGTCGCCGTCGGCCATGCTCCGGCTGGGAAAAATTCGACCCCTGCGTCAACGGATGCCGGCAAACCAATAA
- the moaC gene encoding cyclic pyranopterin monophosphate synthase MoaC: MAQFTHLDEQGRARMVDVGEKTASRRTAVAEGRVYMRPETFERIMGRTIYKGNVLETARIAGIMAGKKTPDLIPLCHPLDIQQISVDFIPEDESHSIRIQATARVFAQTGVEMEAMTAVSVAALTIYDMCKAIDREMTISGIRLMEKSGGKSGTYIRPESS, from the coding sequence ATGGCGCAATTTACACATCTTGATGAACAGGGCCGGGCCCGGATGGTGGATGTGGGCGAAAAAACCGCCAGCCGCCGGACGGCCGTGGCTGAGGGCCGGGTCTATATGCGGCCGGAGACCTTTGAGCGGATTATGGGCCGGACGATTTATAAGGGCAATGTCCTGGAAACCGCCCGGATTGCCGGCATCATGGCCGGCAAGAAAACCCCGGATCTGATCCCGCTCTGCCATCCCCTGGACATTCAGCAGATCAGCGTGGATTTTATTCCTGAGGATGAGAGCCATTCGATCCGCATTCAGGCCACAGCCCGGGTGTTTGCGCAGACCGGCGTTGAAATGGAGGCCATGACCGCCGTGTCCGTGGCGGCCCTGACCATCTATGATATGTGCAAAGCCATCGACCGGGAAATGACCATATCCGGGATTCGGCTCATGGAAAAATCCGGCGGAAAAAGCGGCACCTACATCCGGCCTGAAAGTTCATAA
- a CDS encoding molybdenum cofactor biosynthesis protein MoaE, with translation MDIQAIIDEIRMRPDADRIGMILSHTGIVRGTSRDGRAVSGLTVAVDHEKLEQIIEKEKRSPGILDIRVEIVENVPLSVGDEIMRLVVAGDIRDNVIPVLERTLTAVKKTVTDKTEDYV, from the coding sequence ATGGATATACAGGCAATCATTGATGAAATAAGGATGCGGCCGGATGCGGACCGGATCGGTATGATCCTTTCGCATACCGGCATCGTGAGGGGCACCTCCAGAGACGGCCGCGCGGTATCCGGATTAACCGTGGCGGTGGACCATGAAAAGCTGGAGCAGATTATTGAAAAGGAAAAGCGCTCCCCCGGCATCCTGGATATCCGGGTGGAAATTGTGGAAAACGTGCCGCTTTCCGTTGGCGATGAGATCATGCGTCTGGTGGTGGCCGGCGACATCCGGGATAATGTAATCCCGGTGCTGGAGCGGACGTTGACCGCGGTCAAGAAGACGGTCACGGATAAGACGGAAGATTATGTTTAG
- a CDS encoding AI-2E family transporter — METLQGREMPRAVVMMIAGACFVIIIAGMKAAADILVPFFLAIFIAIIFTPPLFWMQRKRVPTIIAIISIIALMVAIGYLLARFVGGSINEFTSQLPIYRETLIAKSTSLQSWLNKMGIEITDQMLRKHLNPGIAMQMAGKTLTALGGVLTNAFLILLTVIFILFEAAGFPNKIRAALKSPEKSLSNFGQFTESVNRYLALKTLLSLLTGVLVWIWLSILGVDYPILWGLVAFLFNYIPNIGSIISAVPAVLLALIQLGPLHTLLTAVGYFVINTSIGNFIEPRLQGGRLGLSTLVVFLSLVFWGWVLGPVGMLLSVPLTMVLKIAMGSNEETRWLAVMLDKEVLDKTAAVE, encoded by the coding sequence ATGGAAACGCTGCAGGGACGGGAGATGCCGCGGGCAGTGGTCATGATGATCGCCGGGGCCTGCTTTGTGATAATTATCGCCGGTATGAAGGCGGCGGCAGATATCCTGGTGCCGTTTTTTCTGGCGATTTTCATTGCCATCATATTCACCCCCCCTCTTTTCTGGATGCAGCGCAAACGGGTGCCCACCATTATTGCCATCATATCTATCATTGCCCTCATGGTGGCCATCGGTTATCTGCTGGCCCGATTCGTGGGCGGATCAATCAATGAATTTACCAGCCAACTGCCCATATACCGGGAAACGCTCATTGCCAAATCAACCAGCCTTCAGAGCTGGTTAAACAAGATGGGAATTGAGATCACCGACCAGATGCTCCGCAAACATCTGAATCCGGGCATTGCCATGCAGATGGCCGGAAAAACCCTGACCGCCCTGGGCGGTGTGCTGACCAATGCCTTTCTGATTCTTCTTACCGTCATATTTATTCTTTTTGAAGCGGCCGGATTTCCGAATAAAATCCGGGCGGCCCTGAAATCGCCGGAAAAATCCCTGTCCAATTTCGGCCAGTTCACGGAAAGCGTAAACCGCTATCTGGCGTTAAAAACCCTGCTGAGCCTATTGACCGGCGTACTGGTCTGGATCTGGCTCTCCATTCTCGGGGTGGATTACCCCATTTTATGGGGGTTGGTGGCTTTTCTGTTCAACTATATTCCCAATATCGGCTCCATTATTTCGGCGGTGCCGGCCGTTCTTTTGGCGCTTATCCAGCTCGGCCCATTGCACACCCTTTTGACGGCAGTGGGCTACTTTGTGATCAATACCAGTATCGGCAACTTCATTGAACCGCGTTTGCAGGGCGGCCGGCTGGGCCTTTCCACACTGGTGGTATTTCTTTCCCTGGTTTTCTGGGGCTGGGTGCTGGGGCCCGTAGGCATGCTGTTATCCGTGCCGCTTACCATGGTTTTGAAGATCGCAATGGGCAGCAACGAAGAGACCCGCTGGCTGGCGGTCATGCTGGACAAAGAGGTCCTGGACAAAACGGCGGCGGTTGAATAA